In Capra hircus breed San Clemente chromosome 26, ASM170441v1, whole genome shotgun sequence, the following are encoded in one genomic region:
- the C26H10orf120 gene encoding uncharacterized protein C10orf120 homolog, producing the protein MIREWENGCPKIGKQRVRDSRVQERMTTEGKLNKNGIPMRVFNISDSFLNKESLSSQGDLCPASPLGIWTKFYKSDPRIALGKYSPLEKEILRLGGVHTVAARRFLTYKQEEEREMLKELQTLSSDYKRAVDYRRQHIPPCATCGPLGKMWTAKVIVSPEEFSMPQRERLNVSKHIERMQLARALRSKQLLPYVERFRDSSLLPAGGLGPMARARAGEGQDDGSTDDGNDAHQKGRGEAESKTSKRQEIKMNVIFKSEEPKNSITYHPNDLKPFLPAKKVERSITGLTNRSLLHVSEFPGDLMLMNQDFLSRGIYPSYAAQATRLEEENAWKEYMCKVASHHY; encoded by the exons ATGATCAGAGAATGGGAGAATGGCTGTCCGAAGATTGGAAAACAGAGGGTTAGAGATTCAAGGGTCCAAGAAAGGATGACTACGGAGGGAAAGTTAAATAAGAATGGAATACCGATGCGAGTATTTAATATAAGCGATTCCTTCCTGAATAAAGAGTCCCTGTCCTCCCAAGGGGATCTATGCCCTGCTTCACCACTGGG GATATGGACCAAATTCTACAAGTCGGACCCACGCATTGCCCTCGGGAAATACTCCCCCTTGGAGAAAGAGATCCTA CGTCTAGGTGGCGTTCACACCGTGGCAGCCCGGAGGTTTCTGACTTACaagcaagaggaagaacgagaaaTGCTCAAGGAACTACAGACGTTGTCTTCAGACTACAAACGGGCGGTGGACTATAGAAGGCAACACATCCCTCCTTGTGCCACCTGTGGGCCCCTGGGGAAAATGTGGACGGCCAAGGTGATCGTGTCCCCGGAGGAGTTCAGCATGCCCCAGCGGGAGAGGCTGAATGTCAGCAAGCACATAGAGCGTATGCAGCTGGCGAGAGCCCTGCGGAGCAAGCAGCTCCTACCCTATGTCGAAAGGTTTAGGGACTCGTCGCTTCtgcctgcagggggcctgggcccCATGGCAAGGGCCAGGGCTGGGGAAGGCCAGGATGACGGCAGCACCGATGATGGCAATGATGCCCATCaaaaggggagaggagaggcgGAGAGCAAAACCTCCAaaagacaggaaataaaaatgaatgtcatTTTCAAGTCAGAAGAACCCAAAAATAGCATAACGTACCATCCAAATGATCTAAAGCCATTCCTCCCCGCAAAGAAAGTGGAGAGGTCCATCACTGGCTTAACAAACAGAAGTCTTTTGCACGTGTCAGAATTTCCTGGCGACCTCATGCTAATGAATCAGGATTTTCTGTCTCGGGGGATCTACCCCAGTTATGCAGCACAGGCCACCCGTCTGGAAGAAGAGAATGCCTGGAAAGAGTACATGTGCAAAGTTGCTTCCCatcattattaa